The DNA window TGGGAAGTAATTTTGGGGGTAGATGTTTGCAGTATTGGAAAACTCTGAAAATCTTGAAGGCTGAGTTGGACAGTTATCATAATAAGGATTGCTGCCTTCGTGAATGTTTGCATGTATATTCATCTATCTTTCCTTATTTTGAACTTTATAATATCACTATCATAAGATGTATGCAAAGGTAGAATTGTGAAATTGTCATCAGAATCTTATTTCTTATGTCATTATTGTTTGAATCATTCAGCATTTGAGGGAAAATGTATGCTGCCTTATATATGTGACTTAAGTGAATGTTGTTACCATGCAGTGATATTGCTGTCATTGCAAAGATAGAGAGCATAGATTCTTTGAAGAACTTGGAAGAGATTATTCAGGCATCAGATGGAGCAATGGTGGCTAGAGGAGATTTGGGTGCTCAAATCCCTTTGGAACAAGTCCCTGCAGCACAGCAGCGGGTCGTTCAGCTGTGCAGGGAGCTAAATAAGCCTGTCATTGTTGCTTCTCAGCTGCTCGAGTCCATGATTGAATACCCTACGCCCACCAGAGCCGAAGTTGCTGATGTTTCTGAAGCAGTCAGGCAGCGGGCAGATGCTCTGATGCTTTCTGGTGAGTCAGCCATGGGTCAATTCCCAGATAAAGCATTAACTGTGCTTAGAAGTGTCAGCCTGAGAATAGAGAAATGGTGGAGGGATGAGAAGCGTCATGAAGCTATGGAACTCCCATACATTGCTTCATCTCGCTCATACAGTGTTTCAGAGGAGATCTGCAATTCTGCTGCCAAGATGGGTAAGTATTCTGACTCTTAGTTTTTTGTTCTCATTTTTAGCTGGATAAACATGACATTATGCAGAAAAAAAGCCAACAATCATAATGCAGAACTAGGTGGAATCTGTTAGGAATTAACAACACAGTAGAATAAtgatatcaaaagaaaaacgaAAGGAAATCACACACAGAACACAATGATTTTATGTGGTTCACACAAGATGGGCTGCATCCATGGCATAGCGATAAACCAGAGCTTCCACTCttttgatgaagaaaatgaCAGCCCTCACATACCTCTCCTTGCGGGATCCCAacctatatttatatatatatatagctttttaaGATGCATTACATTATGGGAAACCTTGATTCCTAGAAAGTAAAAAACTGCCCCCAGTATAAATGTCCCCAAAAAAATTCGGCCCAAGGGCTTTGCCTCCCGAACCCAGACTGTCGAGCAGGACCGTCGTTGTTGGGGAAAAGTGAACAATACTTCCTGGATTCAACTGGGATCAGGCTTCACCAATAACAGATTTTGTTATTGGAGGTGAATCTATTGGGTGCAGATAATTAAGGATTTGTAGATGGTTTAGTCCTATTTTATGTGGAGGGATATGCATACCCTATTCTGTAAATTTTGGCCTGCTGATATCTTTTGTTGCATAAAACCTATTAATGCAGGGAGGTCCAAAGATCGCTTTTAGGTCTAGGTCTTGCTGCATCAGCCTTAATTTCAAAATATGAAACTATttgtgtttctaatttcatatcTTCGGAAGGTAGATCTAAATGTGTATGCGTGCCtgtgtttctaatttcatatcTTTGGAAGGTAGATCTAAATGTTTATGAGCTTgtttgtgtttctatttttttcatatcCTTTGTGCATAAAATTTGTGTGTTTCTATGTTCATATCTTTTGATGGTCATGAAATGTTCCATTTCTCATTATGATGGTGTCAATTTTGTTAAGAATATCAGTATATGGTGCTGGTGCATGCCCATTGAGTTGGTTTTGCTTCATTGTTCTTTACCTTATGGTCTTGTGTTTGtttctaccaagaaaaaagGTCTTGTGTTTGTTCATAATGATTATGACATTATCATTGGGTTTGTTGTTGGCTTTAAGACCTTGTTTTGTGGGACTGGGAATGATTAGTCATCGTGTTGTTGCAGCCAATAATTTGGGGGTGGATGCCATTTTTGTTTACACAAAGACGGGACACATGGCGTCTCTCCTTTCACGTTGCCGTCCCGACTGTCCAATCTTTGCTTTCACTACTGCAACATCTGTGCGAAGGCGTCTGAACCTACAGTGGGGCCTAATACCCTTTCGCTTGAGCTTCTCTGATGATATGGAGAGCAACCTTAATAGAACATTTTCTTTGCTGAAGGCCAGGGGGATGATTCAGTCTGGTGACCTAGTGATTGCCGTCTCAGATATGTTACAATCAATTCAAGTGATGAATGTCCCCTGAATTTGTGGTTCTTTACTTAGTGCTTccaatttttcagaaaatatttatttttggttatcTGTTACTGTTTTTAGAGAGTTATTAATCACAGCAATCAACTAAAGATGGCAGCTCAGCAGTTTGGTTCCTGCTAGAAACCAAAAGAGAGGATTAGTCTTGGTGTTCACTATGTCAACTCTGCTGAGGCTGCTCAATCTTAGATTGACCAAAAGCCCTTCCACATGTGCTTCTACGGCAATTTGGGGGGGGAAAGCCTCAGTTTTACTCTTCATTCCAGCCTTTTAATGTTTGCAATTGTTTTTGTAAATATCATCTGAAAGAGTAGATCTATTTAATgatttgtttctgtttctctCATATTTCTTAAGGTCATTGTAATGCCTAGTTGTTACTATTGCTGTTGAAATGGTTGTGCTGGTTTAGGACTTGAATTTGCTGAGGATCATCAACAAGAGCAAGAGATCATTGCTTGATTGCGTAGCGTGTGCACCAGTGTGGGGGCCAATAAGAGTGTACATAGGGGCATACTTGGatgagatatattttttttttcatagggTGTGGGGTGGTAATTTCGCATGCTCATGTGTTTGGGCATAGGGACGATGCAAAAAGGcagcattctttttcctttaaaacttcTACATATTTTGTTTTGAGGAGGATTGGGCATGTTGTCAGCTTTCAATAAGTTAGAGGTATGCACCTATTATAGGAGGGCAAGTGAGTATTTTCTGttgaaagaggagagaagaagacgCATGTTGAGCACCTTGGCAACAAGCCTAACATTTTCCCTTTTGGTAATTATACTTTTCAAATGTAATCTCATTTTAATTTCCAATCAAAGTGATTTGGTTGCtaaaagacataaaataaaatttagggtTTGAGTTCCATGTCCGGCTGCACAGCATACATTAGTGCCTCTCAGCTCCTTGTGTCCATCTCTTCTCTCATAACAAGGGCAAGTATGTCATAGGGACTATCTCGTGGTGTTTTTTctactaaattttttttatatgatcaTGTGAGGTTATGATTCCAAAATTCTAACAGCAATGATTTGATTTTACTTTTACCTTTATTACACCATGCTCATCTTGGCAACTCGAGCAGGGGTGGTGATCTTTTGTTCCTTCGTTTGTGCCGTGAGGTTCATCGGTCGGTGAAGTAaaacttttatatttttttacaggaaaaaaaaagggtgtgggATGCTTCTACGTTTCTTTGCCCATCGAGACAggttttttctgattttctgcAGCTACGTATTGTTAGTACCGGATATTATGAGGGTTAGCTAGCTGGCCTTTTGTCAAAAAATTTTATAGacatggaattggaattggaattggggGTCCCAGCAAGAATTTAGTTCTTGGTATTGATTACCATTGATACCGATATAGATGGGTCCTATTGGGTTGAATATGAGTTTGATTTTTTCATAAGTCAATTATCTtaatagaaatttattttcagTATAGGGATTGAggacatggtttcaagtattgatatcgtATCAGCTGTATCTGTcatattgtattgatattggctgagatcgatattgatacttgaTCAATCTGGATCGGTTGTcatatcatttcaggggtaaaacattAGAAAAATGTACTTCTTTCTGAGAAAGCAATAAGGGTAAAATCGGTGATCGATTCATGATAATATTATTTATCATCTctcaagaaaattttcattatttgaagCACAGAAAAGGTGTTCATGCTCTTATCTGTGCGTTCATTGGTGGCGATTCTTTTGAACATTGGAactccatccaaaatttaaaattttcttttggagattTGTACTTGATGGCATTCCTGCTAAGGATATCATTGGGAGTGGATGGACATTGACCGTACTTGTGATCTTTATCATTACAATTGCGAATCTATTTGACATATTTGCTTTGCTTGTCATTTCTCTAAGCGAATTTTGGCTGCTAGTTTGTTGGGATTACGTAATGAGAACATAACTAGTTATTCTTTTTAGTCCTTTATTAGGTCATGTTTTAATTCTGGTCGTATTCCTAGCCTAGATAAAACCATATTTTTTGGTATTAGAATTATATCATGctatttcatttggttgcatagGAATTAGGTTTTTTATTCCATGGTTCAGCCAAATCCTATGGCTGTTGTTACTAATATAAACCGATGGACTTCGGTTTCACTTGACATTGGCTTTGAACATGAATCTTTAAACTTTGTACAACCCAATGACATTGCCCTCTCCCCCCTTTCATGACACACATATTTTGATTTGTACAAGTATTTCAAAAAATCTATTAGCTACTCTAGATGGACATGTGGAGTAATTTTTAGAGGAAAATTTGTCTTACTTTATGTTGATTATTTGATGATAGGAATAAACATTGATGCATTGTTTAGAAGTTTTCTCTATGGCCTGAAGAAGTCCAAGGAGGAAGGGTGGAACGTGACACAAGTTTGGAGTGATTCGGAGGAATTGCACAACTTGATTCAGGATAATAGCATCAGTTTGTGGCCTTGGAGCACAATCCTACTGTTCTTGAATGTTTATAAATCATTCTCCCAACTAAGTTTTTGTCTCAAGTTCTCAAACAAATGTGTGATATTAGTTAAGCGCATTGCTGCTTTTGGTTATGCATAGGAAATTTATACAAGATCTATTGTTGATGCTCTATGCTATATTAATTAAtgaagtctttctctttccataaaaaaaaggccaaaatcGGTGACTTGATACGCATCGATCTTcatcgataccaataccaagAATTAAATCCTTGATggagggtgtcaattggttatGTTTGGGCTCATTTCAGGACATAATATGTATATCTGAAATCGAAAATTTTTTATAAactcaaaaccaaaattgaatcgagtaagttgggttttattttgtttcatttgacTTGTAAATGGTCTCAattattcggttcaaattcgACTTAAGGTGGAAATAACATGcagaaacaaataaatttgGGAATGAAATTACAACCTCATGGCTCACAGTCTGGTAGCTCTCAACCTTTTTGCACAACTCAGCATAAAAAACACATAATAGGCTACTAGCATTGTTAAACTGATAATAATAGTATACATAGTGGATAcaatatttttaccaaaaataatttgaatacaaatttaaatgatttatgtataccaccactaggctactaGCATTGTTAAactgataataataataataaaaagtaaATTTCTAACTTAATgagatattattttttaatttaagatgCTAATGTTGAAGAACTTAAACAATGTATTCACATTTATtgtgaaaaaatatatttattttggaGCATGTAAGCAAAACATGTGACCATTTAATGCCATTTGTTTTAATTATCATATTAAATCATACAATTTGAGGGTATTAGTTAATTGTTAGACTTAATAATATACTATGTATGTGAATCCTATGGGTTGATTCTTATTTTTAAGAGTAATCCGCTACTAATTATCTTATTAAGTAGGAATGGAATTTTTTGTTGActacatatatatttttgtcttttagttgGTTGATCACTATTTCTTCCTCTTGTTACTTAgtccattaaaatagaaaccACTAGTTATTATTTTTGGCTATTTATAAAAATTTGAGGATTTAaatgtgaaagaaaaaataatataatacgTGTGTGAGAAAGTCCATTGATGAAGAATAAGAATATCCATTTAGATCAaattatatataagaaaaaaattatggaaagaAGAACACTATCTGATCATGTGGTCTATGCATCAACACGAAAAAGTATAAGAGTATCAACAGATATagattttttgtatttcataCAGGTAGGACTGTTATTTCATCCTTCCTATATCAAGGTGCAAGGGCCACACTAGTAGGCAGCgttcttttaacaaaaaattaaatggCTTGACAATTCTTAAGGTCTAATGGATAGTATATTGCTAGTGGTTCTATAATAAGGGTTTCAAACCCCAAACATGTGATCCACCTCTATGATCAACTGGGCCAAAAACTTGTAGTCCTAaccatgtaattttttatttgatttattttataaattgttttttttccatttaggTTGAATGTTGATCATTATTGGGCCTAAGACCCATGTATGgctctagattttttttcttttcttgccagaCAGGTAAAGTTGCAGTGGCAGGTTCTGAATTGGGCCCAAACATAAAACTAGTCCTGTAGAAGAACCCACTTATAAAGCCAGGTCCACTTGGATTAACTGTGTATAGTCCAGAGGCCTCATGGGCAACAGAAAGGAAGTGTCCAGGCTTTCCATGGCCCATAGGGCCAAAAAGTGGTTCGACTCCACTTCTAAGTGGGCGAAGGGTGCTCTTCATGTAACCGAGAGCGAGCCGGATTTCAAAATTCAAGTGAAAGTGGGGTTGCGGGCAGATTTAACCATATTTCTCTGAACGGCTGTTTTATTTGTTATATTGTATTTGAGATTGACACCCATAACTTTGTTGACGTTATCAAGATCATTCAATAAAAAGAATATATTCAGTGCACGAGGCTTTCGCCATTGTAGGTCTTGAGAGGATTATAGTGTACATAGCCTTATCGTTTCTTCGTAAAGACGTCAAATCATATAAATATCATTCAATGATAATGTGAAAAGTTTCAaagtcagatttttttttttttaaatgatgagtaaatttattatattttttggaaGAGGGATTGCTATCCGATCACGTGATTACTACACCAGCATGTAGACTAATGAAAGAGCATATAGAGGCATTGACCATGGAGGGCAGGGATCCCTCCTTTTCACATGACCATGTTTCTAAGTGTAGGGGCAAGCAACCAAGTAGTGGTCTTTTCCCCTATATTTTAAAAACATAATAGAATGTTTTTTTAACTAAGTGATTACATGGGCTTAGATGAACATTACCTCATACAATTTACATAATTTTCTTTGATGTTACTACTAATAATATTTCTTTCAACTGCTCATGATCTAATGCTTAAAATCATTTAGTTAGGTTAGGTTGATTTGTCATCAATCCTtgaaccatgttttttttataTTACTGTGATAGGTTTGTTCTATTCTATTTGGTGCCTATCTTTATGAGGAGGGTCCTAGTTGTTTTACATAAAATAGTATTCTTTTGTAACTAGGTCCCTAAtgttacctaaaaaaaaaaactaggtcCCAATTCAGTACTTGTCCTTAGCATTATATGGTTGCAAATATTTCTAGGGATATTTTTATTAACAGCATTTCTTAAGCTTTTGAAGGCTACTTTGCATTGTCAAATAGCTAATCCACATGACAGAAAAAGCCTTTGTTTATATGtttgttttctattgtttgttgcattgtgatgatgatgatgatgtttataTACATAATATACATCTTATTGGTGTTTTTTATTGAAGTTTCTCAATGTATATTGGTGGCATTTAAACTTGCTATCATTGTTATGATAGACAAAGGGGGatccataaaataaaagagaccACATCCATTTTAATGGTTAAGTTTTAGTCTCAAACAATTTGATGCATAAAGTacttaaagagagagaaaaaaaaaaaaaaaaacaaagtctcAGAAAATGCCATTAGATATGGCATGGTTGTATTTTTGTAAAGTTTAAGTTCACCTTTTTAACCTTCCTACTTGTTGTAgactaaaattttattaatagaACGGGTGTGAGATCTaatcttttggattttttttttcttatgtgtgtgtgttttttttttgggggggggggtggattaATAGTATATTTGATATGCTATTTTTTCTTGTGAGGTTTATTGTATATTTCTAAccctaataaattttttttagtcatcaaaatttatttatcCCGAACCTATATATTATGAACATTTTTAAGTATTTCTTGTTTATGTTATGCTTTTTTATGCTTAGtgaatacaaaaaatatatatttttttcttttaaaattttctataatgactTCCAAGTCATTTGTAATATATATGTATAGTGCACAATCTTATCATGATATTTAATACCACCATACTATCATTTTGTTTATAAATTGCTCAAACCATCCCTCTCTTCtaccaacatttttttttatagatatgTTTATCTAATTAAAATGTCATACTTATTATGAAGGTATagtttataaatatatattatcttTATTTTAGAATATTAGTGGTAGTAAGCCCCACCTTTTAATTAAATTAGTTTTATATATTTAGTTTAAAATCAGCAaggattgtatttttttttaatcagaaaaATATTATGcataaaataaatcacaaaattaatctattaaaatattcaataatatttaattataaataattttCGGATTTATATTatgtaaaaaatataatatattaaattagattaggatctcaatcgctccttgttggtatttttaaattcaaagaattttatataagaaaaattTTCCAACCACAAACTGCCCTCAATTCCCATccagataaaaaaataaataaatttggaatgtaaattaaaggaaaaaaaaaaaaaatccatcacaTTCAATAGGAACCTATCCTTCAAAATGACAGGTGACCATAAGGCCACACCACACATCAATAGGACTCATTCAAATGTGACCCCACCACCATTGCTATGCTTTACACACTAATCAAATTATCTCGTCACATCTGttaaatataaagaaaactGTGACCTAAAAGATTCCAcaagaaaatttattaaatacaaaaaaaaaaaaaaaatgtcacaaTAAATCCTCTAAATAAAGAATAGGGGATAGAAGATGACCCTAAAATAAGAATCCAATCACAATAATCCAAAAGGGTTGAGGTAGGAGGTGGGACAACCCCATCTTATCCAAAAGGTTTCCTTATCCATCATCTTTATGTCCACATCaaccccattttatttattttattaataaccCAAGCTATAGCTACAgctatatctatatctatatctaaGATGTTATCTATATCTAAGATATTATTGAGACAGCTGCTTTGTTGTAATCAATCAAAGTGTACACTTTACAAACTCGtcatcctctctttttcttcttccctcaaaCCAAACAGAAgccttcaaaaaaataaaagaaaaaaaaaaaaaactagaaaggCTATCTCTTAAGGGAGTTGTCATCAGAAATTGCCAAACATTAGGTAAAGCAAAGCTACAAGCCACAGGCCcacaagggagagagagagagagagagattattccATGTGGGTCATATCCATGTGTTGAAATTTAATATAAAGACTAAGGTGGGACCTTACTTTCAAGAAAATAGGGTTTGGTAGGCCAACAATGGGGGGCTTTCAGGTGAAAATTTGAGGCTATCACCCTAATACACTAAGTGTTGGTGACGTCTTGCCCTAATGGGTTTATAGGGATCATAGCTTCCCTACTCGAACTTTTCTCGGACTAGCTTTGCTTTCTATGGGGCCCACCGTTAATTTCATGGCCATGAATTATAAAAGTCTTCTAAGATTTTTTGGTTAAAGTGATGGGAATTTAACGGGATCTCATTAAGAAAAGGGGAATATGCTACAGTAAAAGTTACCTCCGTGAAGGGGCATCCCTTTCTCATCTGGTATTACATTGTATTTCTTATAGGTTTGTTAGATTCTTTCATTAGGTGGTTATTGTTGAGGATTGATGTTTTGTATTTCAATTATTGATGATTGAAAAATATAGGGTTGATGTTTTGTATTCTGATGATTGAAAAATATAGGTATTTTATTTGAAAGTTTTTAAATACGATCAAATGATGTATTGTGTTGTTATGTTAAACTTCGTTATGAAAATGAGTTTATTTGTTCTTTaataaaagaatattctaatatGCAGGGCTTGAGGCCTACCATTCTGTTTATCTTTGTTTATTGGGCTACGCTGAAGTGAGGGATCCTTGTGGGAGTTTGGGGTGTCAACCATTGAGGAAAATTTTTAAGATTTATATGTTAGTAAATTTGAAAAATTGTATctctttgttttccttattAGTTGATGGCGATGGAGGGTTATTAGGGTTACTTAGAATTCTTTGTAAACACAGACATGCGAGAGGAATAGAACTTGTAACCCTTTCTCTAATGCTGATTAAGACACTCTCATCTCATTGTGGATGTAGTTAGGCATCTTTCCAAACCATAGATATCCTTGCATTGTGATTGCTTGACTCTTACGTCTTGGTTTTCTGCATTGTGAATAAGTTCAAGTTTCTATCGTTATAATCTCTTACAATTTAGAGTGTTAAAATATGTAGACTCAAAAGTCTCTTACATAATTCAAGGAAAGTTGGCTAGGCCTTAGTCATATTTAAGAATAAATGTATCATTAATACATTTTTCAATTATGGTTTTATAGAGAGTGCATGCTCATGAGTATGAGGCAAGAGGATTGCTCGAAGGCCTTCAAAAAGCGAAATGATTAGGTTTCTCCACTGTCATCATTTGGACTGATTGTGAAATGCTAATAGATATGCTTCATTGACGAAGAGAACACTGGCATAGGGAATTGTTTACCTACTTGTGGGATGTTTTAGCAATGTTTGAAACAATTTGAATCTAA is part of the Macadamia integrifolia cultivar HAES 741 chromosome 9, SCU_Mint_v3, whole genome shotgun sequence genome and encodes:
- the LOC122089614 gene encoding pyruvate kinase isozyme A, chloroplastic — translated: CGFEQLEALAVGGMNVARINMCHGTREWHRSVIERVRKLNEEKGYAVAIMMDTEGSEIHMDDLGGAPSAKAEDGEIWTFSVRAFDSARPECTVNVNYDGFAEDVKVGDELLVDGGMVRFEVIEKIGPDVKCRCTDPGLLLPRANLTFWRDGSLVRERNAMLPTISSKDWLDIDFGITERVDFIAISFVKSAEVINHLKSYIAARSRDSDIAVIAKIESIDSLKNLEEIIQASDGAMVARGDLGAQIPLEQVPAAQQRVVQLCRELNKPVIVASQLLESMIEYPTPTRAEVADVSEAVRQRADALMLSGESAMGQFPDKALTVLRSVSLRIEKWWRDEKRHEAMELPYIASSRSYSVSEEICNSAAKMANNLGVDAIFVYTKTGHMASLLSRCRPDCPIFAFTTATSVRRRLNLQWGLIPFRLSFSDDMESNLNRTFSLLKARGMIQSGDLVIAVSDMLQSIQVMNVP